A stretch of the Mycobacterium shigaense genome encodes the following:
- a CDS encoding DUF6285 domain-containing protein, with product MTPGNPLHGRPTAAELVAAVAEFIEGDVREATTGQVNFHARVAANVLRTVERELLDAGHGEARAALAALGFDDEATLAAAIRDGRLDARAADVTACLRALVRHRLAVAHPGYHAQ from the coding sequence ATGACGCCCGGCAATCCGTTGCACGGGCGGCCCACGGCGGCCGAACTGGTTGCGGCCGTGGCCGAATTCATCGAAGGCGACGTGCGAGAGGCGACGACCGGGCAGGTCAACTTCCACGCGCGGGTCGCCGCCAACGTGTTGCGCACCGTCGAACGCGAGCTGCTCGACGCCGGCCACGGGGAGGCCCGCGCGGCGTTGGCCGCCTTGGGTTTCGACGACGAGGCCACGCTGGCCGCCGCCATCCGGGACGGGCGGCTGGACGCCCGGGCCGCCGACGTCACCGCCTGTCTGCGCGCGCTGGTGCGACATCGACTAGCCGTGGCCCACCCCGGATACCACGCTCAGTAG
- a CDS encoding phosphotransferase family protein — MSVDEAELAAKLAAVLAPVLGAGTAVDKLKALTGGASRTTRAFEAVSGGQRRSLILRTGPPDEVHAGMELEAWAQAAAAAAGAPVPHILIAENSTAALGNPFLVCDEIKGETIVRRIQRQFDGGAGDVGRAHLLHQCAQALAAIHRAAVDGPGLTHEDQLDEWRARLDAMSDTTAIFEWGFRWLAAHRPPQSPAVLVHGDFRMGNLIVDESNLAAVLDWELVHVGHAYEDLAWFCIRAWRFGAPSGFGAGGLGSIESFLLAYEQASGTTVDRVAFHWWLVLATLRWGVICRFQAQRHLSGQSRSVELAAIGRRVCETEWDLLDLLDEAPR; from the coding sequence GTGAGCGTCGACGAGGCAGAACTGGCCGCCAAGCTGGCCGCGGTGCTGGCGCCGGTCCTTGGCGCCGGCACCGCTGTGGACAAGCTGAAGGCACTGACCGGCGGCGCCAGCCGGACCACGCGGGCCTTCGAAGCCGTCAGCGGCGGACAACGCCGTTCGCTGATCCTGCGCACCGGGCCGCCCGACGAGGTGCACGCCGGCATGGAGCTGGAAGCCTGGGCTCAGGCCGCAGCGGCGGCAGCCGGCGCGCCGGTCCCACATATTCTCATAGCCGAGAATTCGACTGCGGCACTGGGTAATCCGTTCCTTGTCTGTGACGAGATCAAGGGCGAGACGATCGTGCGGCGGATCCAGCGCCAGTTCGACGGCGGTGCCGGAGACGTGGGTCGGGCCCACTTGCTACACCAATGCGCCCAGGCGCTCGCCGCCATCCATCGCGCCGCGGTGGACGGCCCAGGCCTGACCCACGAGGACCAACTCGACGAGTGGCGCGCTCGGCTCGACGCCATGAGTGATACGACGGCCATCTTCGAGTGGGGGTTTCGCTGGCTGGCCGCGCACCGGCCCCCGCAGTCGCCGGCCGTTCTGGTGCACGGCGACTTCCGGATGGGCAACCTCATCGTCGACGAATCCAACCTTGCCGCGGTGTTGGACTGGGAGCTGGTCCACGTCGGGCATGCCTATGAAGACCTGGCCTGGTTCTGCATCCGAGCGTGGCGGTTCGGTGCCCCGTCCGGTTTCGGCGCCGGCGGCCTGGGCAGCATCGAGAGTTTTCTGCTGGCCTACGAACAGGCCAGCGGGACTACCGTCGATCGGGTGGCGTTTCACTGGTGGCTGGTGCTGGCCACGCTGCGCTGGGGCGTCATCTGCCGCTTCCAGGCGCAGCGACATCTGAGCGGACAGTCCCGCTCGGTGGAACTGGCGGCCATCGGGCGCCGGGTCTGCGAGACGGAATGGGACCTGCTCGACCTGCTCGACGAGGCGCCGCGATGA
- a CDS encoding acyl-CoA dehydrogenase family protein, whose translation MDFTLPEHLPGVLAEMDAFIEAEIKPLEREHIQYFDQRREHARTDWDNDGIPTREWEELLSEMRRRADKAGWLRYGLPASLGGRDGTNVDMAVIREHLAHKGLGLHNDLQNESSIVGNFPQVIMMERFGTDAQRRDWSEALITGERSMAFGLTEPQHGSDATWLESAATPDGDEWVINGSKRFNTGVHRATHDLIFARTSGEPGAARGITAFLVPTDTPGFDVPYYWWTFNMPTDHGEVELTDVRVPADAVLGEVDRGLEVAQTFLHENRIRQAASSLGAAQYCIDRAAEYAGNRVVFGKPLAVNQAVQWPLAELQTEAQMVRLLVQYAAWHLDRDHHMEVSDKVSMANYRANRLVCDAADRAMQIYGGLGYSRHEQFEHIYRHHRRYRITEGAEEIQIRRVAQRLFKFGKK comes from the coding sequence ATGGATTTCACTCTGCCAGAACACCTTCCAGGAGTGCTCGCCGAGATGGACGCCTTCATCGAAGCCGAGATCAAGCCGCTGGAACGCGAGCACATCCAGTACTTCGACCAGCGTCGCGAGCATGCGCGCACCGACTGGGACAACGACGGCATCCCGACCCGCGAGTGGGAGGAGCTGCTCTCCGAGATGCGCCGGCGCGCCGACAAGGCGGGCTGGTTGCGCTACGGTTTGCCCGCGTCGCTCGGCGGGCGCGACGGCACCAATGTCGACATGGCCGTCATCCGGGAACACCTGGCGCACAAGGGCCTTGGCCTGCACAACGACCTGCAGAACGAGTCGTCGATCGTCGGCAACTTCCCCCAGGTGATCATGATGGAGCGCTTCGGCACCGACGCGCAGCGCCGGGACTGGTCCGAAGCGCTGATCACCGGGGAGCGCTCGATGGCGTTCGGACTCACCGAGCCGCAGCACGGGTCGGATGCGACCTGGCTGGAATCGGCCGCCACGCCCGACGGCGACGAGTGGGTGATCAACGGCTCCAAGCGATTCAACACCGGTGTGCATCGGGCCACCCACGACCTGATCTTCGCCCGCACCTCGGGTGAGCCCGGCGCGGCCCGTGGCATCACCGCTTTCCTGGTGCCCACCGACACACCCGGATTCGACGTCCCGTACTACTGGTGGACGTTCAACATGCCCACCGACCACGGCGAGGTCGAGCTGACCGACGTCCGAGTGCCCGCCGACGCGGTGCTCGGCGAGGTGGATCGCGGCCTCGAAGTCGCGCAAACCTTCTTGCACGAGAACCGGATTCGGCAGGCGGCCAGCAGCCTCGGTGCCGCCCAGTACTGCATCGACCGGGCCGCCGAATACGCCGGCAACCGTGTCGTCTTCGGCAAGCCGCTAGCGGTGAACCAGGCCGTCCAATGGCCGCTGGCCGAGCTGCAGACCGAGGCCCAGATGGTGCGGCTGCTGGTGCAATATGCCGCGTGGCATCTGGATCGCGACCATCACATGGAGGTCTCCGACAAGGTCTCGATGGCGAATTACCGTGCTAACCGGCTGGTTTGCGACGCGGCCGACCGCGCGATGCAGATCTACGGCGGTCTCGGCTACAGCCGCCACGAGCAGTTCGAGCACATCTACCGCCATCATCGCCGCTACCGGATCACCGAGGGCGCCGAAGAGATCCAGATTCGCCGGGTGGCCCAGCGGCTGTTCAAATTTGGCAAGAAGTGA
- a CDS encoding TetR/AcrR family transcriptional regulator has translation MPAEQLTAKGRQTRQAIAQAARKLFAERGFHGTNLADITSAAGKSPAVFYRYFTDKEDLLAALAESFLHDVVTPSGLRLHLPDSPDDDDFFASVVSGYWNMFKQHIGIMIAVAQLAATQPRFAAVQNEFRRFGMDIVAASVRRAQDQGYGSELNPEHTAAAIALLFENFTTVFVGTHGLDVQISDQDAIATLSTIWKKTLYGSLRRS, from the coding sequence ATGCCGGCCGAACAGCTGACCGCCAAGGGCCGCCAGACCAGGCAGGCCATTGCGCAGGCCGCCCGTAAGCTGTTCGCCGAGCGTGGTTTTCACGGCACCAACTTGGCCGATATCACCTCGGCCGCCGGCAAGTCACCGGCGGTGTTCTACCGGTACTTCACCGACAAGGAAGACCTGCTGGCCGCGCTGGCGGAGTCGTTTCTGCACGACGTCGTGACACCGTCCGGGTTGCGCCTGCATCTGCCGGACTCTCCGGATGACGACGACTTCTTCGCGTCGGTGGTCAGCGGCTACTGGAACATGTTCAAGCAGCACATCGGCATCATGATCGCCGTCGCCCAACTCGCCGCGACCCAGCCGCGCTTCGCCGCAGTGCAGAACGAATTTCGCCGGTTCGGCATGGACATCGTGGCCGCATCGGTGCGCCGCGCCCAGGACCAGGGCTACGGAAGCGAGCTCAACCCGGAGCACACCGCGGCCGCCATCGCGCTGTTGTTCGAGAACTTCACCACCGTGTTCGTGGGCACCCACGGCCTCGATGTGCAAATCAGCGACCAGGACGCCATCGCGACCTTGTCGACGATCTGGAAGAAAACCCTCTACGGCAGCCTCCGCAGATCTTAG
- a CDS encoding hydroxymethylglutaryl-CoA lyase, producing the protein MTHVDIREVALRDGLQIEAPIPLAAKLELLAAVAATGVREVEVTAFVSPSKVPSMADAAEVAAHLHDYPDIEFSALVASPNGAKRAVAAGLRAIEYVVAADDTFSQKNVGRTSAEATEQIDEIVAIAHDGPGPAVAVEVVIATAWDSPFEGPTPPQRVLDIAATARDRGADRLSIADTIGTTTPGRVSSLIAHLLPVIGDLPLGGHFHNTRGSGLASAYAAVSSGVTRLDSSVGGLGGCPFAPGATGNIATEDLVYLLTDSGINVDVDLQGAIAAAGVAKSLVGHELPSALLRAGDRIRA; encoded by the coding sequence ATGACCCACGTCGACATCCGGGAGGTCGCGCTGCGCGACGGCCTGCAGATCGAAGCCCCAATCCCGTTGGCGGCCAAGCTGGAGCTGCTCGCGGCGGTGGCGGCCACCGGGGTGCGCGAGGTCGAGGTCACCGCGTTCGTGTCTCCGTCCAAGGTGCCGTCGATGGCCGATGCGGCCGAGGTCGCCGCCCACCTGCACGACTACCCCGACATCGAATTCTCGGCCCTGGTGGCCAGCCCCAACGGGGCCAAGCGGGCGGTCGCCGCGGGGCTGCGCGCCATCGAATACGTGGTGGCCGCCGACGACACGTTCAGCCAGAAGAACGTCGGGCGCACCAGCGCCGAGGCCACCGAGCAGATCGACGAGATCGTCGCGATTGCGCACGACGGCCCAGGCCCTGCAGTCGCCGTCGAGGTCGTCATCGCCACCGCGTGGGACTCCCCGTTCGAAGGTCCCACCCCGCCGCAGCGTGTGCTCGACATAGCGGCGACTGCCCGCGATCGCGGGGCCGACCGGCTGTCGATCGCCGACACGATCGGCACCACAACCCCGGGGCGCGTGAGTTCGCTGATCGCACATCTACTCCCGGTGATCGGCGACCTGCCGCTGGGCGGCCATTTCCACAACACCCGCGGCTCCGGGCTGGCCAGCGCGTACGCCGCGGTGAGTTCGGGGGTCACCCGGCTGGACTCGTCGGTCGGCGGCCTGGGTGGATGCCCGTTCGCGCCGGGGGCCACCGGCAACATCGCCACCGAGGATCTGGTCTACCTGCTGACCGACAGCGGCATCAACGTCGACGTCGACCTGCAGGGGGCCATCGCCGCGGCGGGCGTCGCGAAATCGCTGGTCGGTCACGAACTGCCGAGCGCACTGCTGCGCGCCGGCGACCGAATCCGGGCCTGA
- a CDS encoding CaiB/BaiF CoA transferase family protein, with amino-acid sequence MTPSGPLDGIRVLELGTLIAGPFAGRLLGDMGADVIKVEPPNAPDPLRTWGQAEVDGHHVFWTVHARNKKAITLDLRRPRGRELFLELVDKSDIIVENFRPGTLEKWDLGYDVLNERNPRIILVRVSGYGQTGPDAHKAGYASVAEAASGLRHLNGFPGGPPPRLALSLGDSLAGMFGAQGALAALYRRSVTGHGQVVDVALTESCLAVQESTIPDYDVGGVVRGPSGTRLDGIAPSNIYRSADDSWVVIAANQDTVFARLCKAMGRPELAGDDRFVTHTARGRNQDELDKIIAAWAAERQPGDIVETLSAAGVIAGSINTVAEVVADPQLRARGMLVEHHDERIQRPVLGPGVVPVLSESPGGVRTAGSAYPGQHNTDVYVGLLGKTAAELDELKAEEVL; translated from the coding sequence ATGACCCCATCGGGACCGCTGGACGGGATCCGGGTGCTCGAACTCGGCACCCTGATCGCGGGGCCGTTCGCCGGCCGGCTGCTCGGCGACATGGGCGCCGACGTCATCAAGGTGGAACCGCCGAACGCGCCCGACCCCCTGCGCACCTGGGGGCAGGCAGAGGTCGACGGGCACCATGTCTTCTGGACGGTGCATGCGCGCAACAAAAAAGCGATCACCCTCGACCTGCGCCGGCCACGCGGTCGCGAGCTGTTCCTCGAACTCGTCGACAAATCCGACATCATCGTCGAGAACTTCCGGCCCGGCACCTTGGAGAAGTGGGACCTGGGCTACGACGTGCTCAACGAACGCAATCCGCGTATCATCCTGGTTCGCGTCTCCGGCTACGGGCAGACCGGGCCCGACGCGCACAAGGCGGGCTATGCGTCGGTGGCCGAAGCCGCCAGCGGACTGCGCCACCTCAACGGCTTTCCCGGAGGGCCGCCGCCCCGGCTGGCGCTGTCGCTGGGTGACAGCCTGGCCGGCATGTTCGGCGCACAGGGCGCGCTAGCCGCCCTGTACCGCCGCAGCGTGACCGGTCACGGCCAAGTGGTCGACGTCGCGCTCACCGAATCATGCTTGGCCGTTCAGGAATCCACGATCCCCGACTACGACGTCGGCGGCGTGGTCCGCGGCCCATCGGGCACCCGCCTCGATGGCATAGCGCCGTCCAACATCTACCGCAGCGCCGACGACTCGTGGGTGGTGATCGCCGCCAACCAGGACACGGTCTTCGCCCGCCTGTGCAAGGCGATGGGCCGCCCGGAGCTGGCCGGCGACGACCGGTTCGTCACGCATACCGCCCGCGGCCGCAACCAAGACGAACTCGACAAGATCATCGCGGCCTGGGCCGCCGAACGCCAGCCCGGCGACATCGTCGAAACACTCAGTGCCGCAGGCGTGATCGCCGGCTCGATCAACACCGTGGCCGAGGTCGTCGCCGACCCGCAGCTGCGGGCCCGCGGCATGCTCGTCGAGCACCACGACGAACGCATCCAGCGTCCCGTGTTGGGGCCGGGCGTGGTGCCGGTGCTGTCGGAATCGCCCGGCGGCGTCCGCACCGCCGGGTCGGCATACCCGGGCCAACACAACACCGACGTCTATGTCGGCCTGTTGGGCAAGACCGCCGCAGAGCTCGACGAGCTCAAGGCCGAGGAGGTGCTCTGA
- a CDS encoding alpha/beta fold hydrolase → MKQAGKHEYDRIPYLVAFQNNSDVRDVYGGLAEITVLESYLLKPKNKPSDTVLVFMHPIGGGAYLPMMNGLARAGHHVIYCNSRFRGTDSALLMEKVVEDLGECIKDAKNRLGYQKVVLAGWSGGGSLSVLYQQQAQHATITSSPSGDGPDLTKLELPAADGIMLLAAHISRHGTLTEWMDASILDESDPTKRDPELDLYNPDNPNQPPYTEEFLERYRQAQIDRNRRITAWVRDKLAELKAQGRPQDEFGFVVHGTMADPRWLDPAVDPNERKPGTCYLGDPQVVNNGPVGLARFSTLRGWLSQWSYDDARGDGVECGRDIAVPALVIGNLADDACTPSHTRRLFEAIGHPDKEMHEIHGATHYYAGPDQRDKLREAIDIVTDWLVRHDFASSE, encoded by the coding sequence GTGAAACAAGCCGGCAAGCACGAATACGACCGGATTCCGTATCTTGTTGCGTTCCAGAACAATTCCGATGTCCGGGATGTGTACGGCGGGCTGGCCGAGATCACCGTGCTGGAAAGCTATCTGCTCAAGCCGAAGAACAAACCGTCGGACACCGTGCTGGTGTTCATGCACCCGATCGGCGGCGGCGCGTACCTGCCGATGATGAACGGGCTGGCTCGCGCCGGCCACCATGTCATCTACTGCAACAGCCGGTTCCGCGGCACCGATTCGGCGCTGTTGATGGAGAAGGTGGTCGAGGACCTCGGCGAGTGCATCAAAGACGCGAAGAACCGGCTGGGCTATCAGAAGGTCGTGCTAGCCGGCTGGAGCGGCGGCGGCTCGCTGTCGGTGCTCTACCAGCAGCAGGCTCAGCACGCGACGATTACCAGCAGCCCGTCCGGCGACGGTCCCGACCTGACCAAGCTGGAGCTGCCCGCCGCCGACGGCATCATGCTGCTGGCCGCACACATCAGCCGGCACGGCACGCTGACCGAATGGATGGACGCGTCGATCCTCGACGAATCCGATCCCACCAAGCGCGATCCCGAGCTCGACCTGTACAACCCGGACAACCCCAACCAACCGCCCTATACCGAGGAATTCCTGGAGCGGTACCGTCAGGCTCAGATCGACCGCAACCGGCGCATCACCGCCTGGGTGAGAGACAAGTTGGCCGAATTGAAGGCACAGGGACGCCCGCAAGACGAGTTCGGGTTCGTCGTGCACGGCACGATGGCCGACCCGCGCTGGCTGGATCCGGCCGTCGACCCCAACGAACGCAAGCCCGGCACCTGCTACCTGGGCGACCCGCAGGTGGTTAACAACGGCCCGGTCGGGCTAGCCCGGTTCTCCACGCTGCGCGGCTGGCTCTCGCAGTGGAGTTACGACGACGCCCGCGGCGACGGCGTGGAATGCGGGCGTGACATCGCGGTCCCGGCGCTGGTGATCGGGAATCTCGCAGACGACGCCTGCACCCCCAGCCACACCCGCCGACTGTTCGAGGCGATCGGGCACCCCGACAAGGAGATGCACGAAATCCACGGCGCTACACACTATTACGCGGGTCCCGACCAGCGCGACAAGCTGCGCGAGGCCATCGACATCGTGACCGACTGGCTGGTTCGACACGACTTCGCGAGCAGCGAATGA
- a CDS encoding homogentisate 1,2-dioxygenase produces the protein MESFVHLRKGKTPRRLHADLDGLKDDELGRGGFAGRTANIYRRHDPTAYRSVGPLRPVDVLASELKPSDANDANGGPLLMFSNDDCRISLSRRHQPMPYFARHVDGDLLCFVHDGAGLLETEFGPLRYRAGDWVYIPKACTWRQLPDRETTLLMIEATDEFRVPPPGVLGRHFPFDPSQAVIPEPAPIDPDPFHDGRDEYEVRLIHDGGPTTLFYQHNPLDVEGWRGDNFAFTFNIDDYNVVTSDSVHLPPTVHLFMQATGVYVMNFLPKPAEGVPGTERTPWYHRNVDYDEIAFFHGGSLYGIPMPPGLISHAPQGVHHGAPEKARERARRKFDEHSRVDWQVIAVDTRRRLTPSAEVLANELGQH, from the coding sequence ATGGAATCCTTTGTTCACCTGCGAAAAGGCAAAACACCGCGGCGCCTGCACGCCGACCTCGACGGTCTCAAGGACGACGAGCTCGGCCGCGGCGGATTCGCCGGCCGGACGGCCAACATCTACCGCCGCCACGACCCGACCGCTTACCGATCGGTCGGTCCGCTGCGCCCTGTCGACGTGCTGGCCAGCGAGCTCAAACCCAGCGACGCCAACGACGCCAACGGCGGGCCGCTGCTCATGTTCAGCAACGACGACTGCCGGATTTCGCTGAGCCGCCGCCACCAGCCGATGCCCTACTTCGCGCGGCACGTCGACGGGGACCTGCTCTGCTTCGTGCACGACGGCGCCGGCCTGCTGGAGACCGAATTCGGCCCGCTGCGCTACCGCGCCGGCGACTGGGTTTACATCCCCAAGGCGTGCACTTGGCGGCAGCTGCCGGACCGCGAGACCACGCTGCTGATGATCGAAGCCACCGACGAGTTCCGCGTCCCTCCCCCAGGCGTTTTGGGCCGGCACTTCCCGTTCGACCCGTCGCAGGCCGTCATTCCGGAACCGGCCCCGATCGACCCCGATCCATTCCACGACGGCCGCGACGAGTACGAGGTCCGGCTCATCCATGACGGCGGCCCGACCACGTTGTTCTACCAACACAATCCGCTCGACGTCGAAGGCTGGCGGGGCGACAACTTCGCCTTCACCTTCAACATCGACGACTACAACGTCGTCACCTCCGACAGCGTCCACCTGCCACCGACCGTCCACCTGTTCATGCAGGCCACCGGCGTCTACGTGATGAACTTCCTGCCCAAGCCCGCCGAGGGCGTGCCCGGCACCGAACGCACCCCCTGGTATCACCGCAACGTCGACTACGACGAGATCGCCTTCTTCCACGGCGGCTCGCTGTACGGCATCCCGATGCCGCCGGGCCTGATCTCGCATGCGCCGCAAGGGGTTCACCACGGCGCGCCGGAAAAGGCCCGCGAACGTGCGCGCCGCAAGTTCGATGAGCATTCGCGGGTCGACTGGCAGGTCATCGCCGTCGACACGCGCCGGCGGCTGACGCCGTCGGCCGAGGTGCTCGCCAACGAACTGGGACAACACTGA
- a CDS encoding NADPH:quinone oxidoreductase family protein: MRAIRVTRLDGPDAVELADIDEPTGDGVVVDVHAAGAAFPDALLTRGLYQYRPQPPFVLGAEIAGVVRAAPDGSHVRPGDRVVGLTMLTGGMAEVAVLAPDRVFKLPDNVSFEAGAGLLFNDLTVYFALTTRGRLQQGETVLVHGAAGGIGTSTLRLAPVLGASRTIAVVSTEEKAEIATAAGATDVVLADGFKDAVKKLTDGRGVDIVVDPVGGDRFTDSLRSLVAGGRLLVIGFTGGEIPTVKVNRLLLNNIDVVGVGWGAWAGSHPGALTEQWSALERLLSSGQLPAPQPDVFPLQEAAAAVASMENRTAKGKVVLRVRD; encoded by the coding sequence ATGCGCGCGATACGTGTGACTCGGCTGGATGGTCCCGACGCGGTCGAGTTGGCCGACATCGACGAACCCACCGGCGACGGGGTGGTGGTCGACGTGCACGCGGCCGGCGCGGCGTTCCCGGACGCGTTGCTCACCCGCGGCCTCTACCAATATCGCCCGCAGCCGCCGTTCGTACTCGGCGCCGAGATCGCCGGCGTGGTCCGGGCGGCGCCGGACGGGTCGCACGTGCGTCCCGGCGATCGGGTGGTCGGGCTGACGATGCTCACCGGCGGCATGGCCGAAGTCGCGGTGCTCGCGCCCGACCGGGTGTTCAAACTGCCGGACAACGTCAGCTTCGAGGCGGGCGCCGGCCTACTGTTCAACGACTTGACGGTGTACTTCGCGCTCACGACACGAGGGCGTCTGCAGCAAGGCGAGACGGTGCTGGTGCACGGCGCGGCCGGCGGAATCGGCACCTCGACGCTGCGGCTTGCGCCAGTGCTCGGGGCCTCGCGCACCATCGCGGTGGTCAGCACCGAAGAGAAGGCCGAGATCGCCACCGCGGCGGGCGCGACGGATGTGGTGCTGGCCGACGGCTTCAAGGACGCGGTCAAGAAACTGACCGACGGGCGCGGCGTCGACATCGTCGTCGACCCCGTCGGCGGCGACCGGTTCACCGATTCGTTGCGTTCGCTCGTTGCGGGCGGACGCCTGCTGGTGATCGGCTTCACCGGCGGTGAGATACCCACCGTGAAGGTGAACCGATTGTTGCTCAACAATATTGACGTGGTCGGGGTGGGCTGGGGCGCCTGGGCCGGGTCACACCCCGGAGCGCTGACCGAGCAGTGGAGCGCACTCGAGCGCCTGCTCAGCTCGGGACAGCTGCCCGCCCCGCAGCCCGACGTCTTCCCCCTGCAGGAGGCCGCCGCCGCGGTTGCGTCCATGGAGAATCGCACCGCCAAAGGCAAGGTCGTCCTGCGCGTGCGCGACTAG
- a CDS encoding acrylyl-CoA reductase family protein encodes MDSFQALVARQDGDRVTASVETLSPSDLPPGDVTIRVLYSSVNYKDALALTPKGGVVRDYPIVPGIDLTGEVVESQSPDFSAGDQVLAHGYAIGTGHHGGYAEYARLPADQVVALGSLSPREGAAIGTAGFTAAMSVQALIDWGLKPGTTDAGPIVVTGASGGVGSVSVDLLAAAGYQVVASSGKESAAGMLKELGASQIIGRLPADPDAKPRPLGKARWAGAVDCVGGATLADVLSTVEYGGAVAASGLTGGPALHTTVLPFILRGISLLGMDSVLMPIGRRRELWALLGDSLRPRHLDAVTSDVDVKDVVEVIDQVRDGKYSGRAVVRVAGGF; translated from the coding sequence ATGGACAGTTTTCAGGCACTGGTAGCCCGCCAAGATGGTGACCGAGTGACCGCGTCGGTCGAGACCTTGAGCCCATCCGATTTGCCGCCGGGTGACGTGACGATCCGGGTGCTGTATTCGAGCGTCAACTACAAGGACGCGTTGGCTTTGACACCGAAGGGCGGCGTGGTCCGCGATTACCCCATCGTGCCCGGGATCGACCTGACCGGCGAGGTCGTCGAATCGCAATCGCCCGATTTCAGCGCCGGCGACCAGGTGCTGGCCCACGGCTATGCGATCGGGACCGGCCACCACGGCGGCTACGCCGAGTACGCGCGGCTGCCGGCCGATCAGGTGGTGGCGCTCGGCTCGCTGAGCCCGCGCGAGGGCGCCGCGATCGGCACCGCCGGCTTCACCGCCGCGATGAGCGTGCAGGCGCTGATCGACTGGGGCTTGAAACCCGGGACCACCGACGCGGGACCCATCGTCGTCACCGGGGCCTCCGGCGGGGTCGGCTCGGTGAGCGTGGACCTGCTGGCCGCGGCGGGCTACCAGGTGGTGGCGTCCAGCGGCAAGGAGTCGGCGGCCGGCATGCTGAAAGAGCTTGGCGCCAGCCAGATTATCGGCCGGCTGCCCGCCGATCCCGACGCCAAACCGCGACCGCTGGGCAAGGCCCGCTGGGCGGGCGCAGTGGACTGCGTGGGCGGCGCGACGCTGGCCGACGTGCTGAGCACCGTCGAATACGGCGGGGCGGTCGCCGCCAGCGGCCTCACTGGCGGCCCGGCACTGCACACGACCGTGCTGCCGTTCATCCTGCGCGGCATCTCGTTGCTGGGCATGGACTCGGTGCTGATGCCGATCGGCCGGCGCCGCGAGCTCTGGGCGCTGCTCGGCGACTCGCTGCGACCGCGGCATCTGGACGCCGTCACCAGCGACGTTGACGTCAAGGACGTCGTCGAGGTGATTGACCAGGTCCGCGACGGGAAGTACTCCGGGCGGGCCGTGGTGCGGGTCGCCGGCGGATTCTGA